The following coding sequences lie in one Lolium perenne isolate Kyuss_39 chromosome 2, Kyuss_2.0, whole genome shotgun sequence genomic window:
- the LOC127331118 gene encoding U-box domain-containing protein 33: MAVVSRAHASLPSPSSSPLPTFSPRSPRPEVESMFTRGGSGRLSSSTSGSNRSASLREIDEEATILEDEADDSGRGEVYVAVGKDVKDGRSNLFWAARNLLAGDLKLVLLHVHQPAERIMTGLCKVSASQLEEKELKAYRKIEKDDMNTLLNQYISFCRVSLKMQAETLVIEKNSPATGIIALIDQNHIAKLVMGTSSISMKRKVPKSKVASSVHLQAKPYCQIFYICKEALACSREATHLSAKVESPRSSCASSVSDQPEFPPRSLSLPPGNPDFLSSTGHQPLQRRSNSVSYPLSGTIADSVENMPAARRQSIDMTAIGFSPNSSQKSSAGSSSGLKDLDSMDDSPVPVSVASSKEHQHSMAEIIIQHEVFEQLHQVRSELERSKKEASEGRQKAERDLFEASMMFKARENSLRKEKKELEERLAREKARLEKEHIHICNELQKANEQREELESKLLQTNSVMEELQQLQGELQREKDHAVRQAEEMRQISGNTVFGSTGAVALTEFSYEEIKEATNDFSDSKKIGEGGCGSVYKGFLRHTTVAIKKFNREGTTGEKEFNDEVETLCRMRHPNLVTLIGVCQEAKALVFEFLSNGSLEDCLQCKHQTEPLSWRMRIRIAADICTGLIFLHSNKPKGIAHGDLKPDNVLLDTSFICKLADFGISRPLNLTNTTVTPYHRTNQIKGTMGYMDPGYIASGEITAQYDVYSFGVVLMRLLTGKSPLGLPNEVEAALSNDMLLDIIDTSAGEWPPEYTETLARLALRCCRYERKERPDLAKEAWSVLQAMVNCPDDKRQPPTFFICPMTQEIMRDPHIASDGFTYEGEAIKDWLQRGHKMSPTTYLSFTHHELIPNNALRFAIQEWQMHQQP, from the exons ATGGCTGTGGTCAGCAGAGCCCACGCTTCTCTCCCTTCACCATCATCGTCGCCATTGCCGACCTTCTCCCCTAGGTCCCCTCGGCCCGAGGTGGAGAGTATGTTCACGCGTGGAGGGAGCGGGCGGTTGTCGTCCAGTACCAGTGGTAGTAACAGAAGCGCCAGCCTCAGAGAGATCGACGAGGAGGCCACAATCTTGGAGGATGAGGCTGACGACAGCGGCAGAGGTGAGGTGTATGTGGCCGTAGGGAAGGACGTCAAGGACGGCAGATCCAACCTCTTCTGGGCAGCTCGGAATCTCCTGGCCGGTGATCTCAAGCTTGTCCTGCTGCACGTCCACCAGCCTGCCGAGAGAATCATGACCG GATTATGCAAGGTTTCTGCAAGCCAGCTCGAAGAAAAGGAGCTGAAAGCATATAGAAAGATTGAGAAGGACGATATGAACACACTTTTAAACCAATACATCAGTTTCTGCAGAGTTTCTCTGAAG ATGCAAGCTGAAACACTGGTAATCGAGAAGAACAGTCCTGCAACTGGCATTATTGCGCTCATTGACCAGAATCACATTGCAAAGCTTGTTATGGGAACATCTTCCATCTCAAT GAAGAGGAAAGTACCAAAATCAAAAGTTGCATCCAGTGTACATCTACAGGCCAAACCATATTGCCAGATCTTCTATATTTGCAAAGAGGCTCTTGCTTGCTCTAG GGAGGCCACTCATCTTTCTGCAAAAGTAGAGTCACCCCGAAGCAGCTGCGCGAGCTCTGTCTCGGATCAACCTGAGTTCCCTCCAAGATCCCTATCACTGCCACCAGGGAATCCAGATTTCTTAAGCTCTACAGGTCACCAACCCCTTCAACGACGGTCCAATTCAGTTAGTTATCCCTTGTCTGGAACGATAGCAGACAGTGTGGAAAACATGCCAGCTGCAAGGCGGCAGTCGATTGATATGACAGCAATTGGTTTCTCTCCAAATTCCAGCCAGAAAAGCAGTGCAGGATCCTCATCAGGTCTAAAGGATTTGGACAGTATGGATGATTCACCGGTGCCAGTTTCAGTTGCGAGCTCTAAAGAACATCAACACTCTATG GCAGAAATTATCATACAACATGAGGTATTTGAGCAACTGCACCAAGTCCGCAGTGAGTTAGAGCGCTCAAAAAAGGAAGCATCCGAGGGCCGACAGAAAGCCGAGAGGGACCTGTTTGAAGCTTCTATGATG TTCAAAGCACGGGAGAATTCACTCCGCAAAGAAAAAAAAGAACTAGAGGAAAGGCTTGCAAGAGAAAAGGCTCGTCTCGAAAAAGAACACATCCATATATGCAATGAGCTGCAAAAGGCAAATGAGCAAAGGGAAGAACTGGAGAGTAAGCTTCTACAGACAAATTCTGTAATGGAAGAACTCCAACAGTTGCAAGGAGAGCTTCAGCGCGAGAAAGATCATGCTGTTAGACAAGCTGAAGAGATGCGCCAGATAAGCGGTAACACTGTATTTGGCTCTACTGGTGCAGTTGCCTTGACAGAGTTCAGCTACGAAGAGATAAAAGAAGCAACCAACGACTTCAGTGACTCCAAAAAGATTGGGGAAGGTGGATGTGGAAGCGTCTACAAGGGTTTTCTCCGTCATACTACTGTGGCTATAAAGAAATTCAACCGTGAAGGCACAACAGGAGAGAAAGAGTTCAACGACGAG GTAGAAACACTTTGTAGGATGAGGCATCCAAACCTTGTCACTCTGATAGGAGTGTGCCAAGAGGCCAAAGCGTTGGTTTTTGAATTCTTGTCAAATGGAAGCCTGGAGGACTGTCTGCAGTGCAAGCACCAAACGGAGCCACTCTCATGGCGGATGCGCATCAGAATTGCTGCCGACATCTGCACCGGACTTATCTTCCTCCACTCcaacaaaccaaaaggcattgcccATGGTGATCTGAAGCCTGACAATGTCCTTCTTGACACTAGCTTTATTTGCAAACTGGCAGATTTTGGGATCTCCCGTCCTCTGAATCTGACAAACACCACTGTCACCCCTTACCACCGAACAAATCAAATTAAAGGCACCATGGGATACATGGATCCAGGATATATAGCCTCAGGGGAGATCACAGCACAGTATGACGTCTACTCCTTTGGAGTAGTTCTGATGCGATTATTAACTGGCAAGAGCCCCCTAGGCCTTCCGAATGAGGTGGAGGCGGCCTTGAGCAATGACATGTTGCTAGATATAATTGATACTTCTGCAGGGGAATGGCCACCTGAGTACACGGAAACGTTGGCAAGACTAGCACTGAGATGTTGCCGGTATGAGAGAAAGGAGAGGCCTGATCTTGCAAAGGAGGCCTGGAGTGTCCTGCAAGCTATGGTGAACTGTCCAGACGATAAACGCCAGCCACCAACGTTTTTCATCTGCCCAATGACACAG GAGATCATGAGGGATCCACACATTGCTTCTGACGGATTCACATATGAAGGCGAGGCCATCAAGGACTGGCTTCAAAGGGGCCATAAAATGTCCCCCACGACCTACCTCAGTTTCACTCACCATGAGTTAATACCGAACAATGCCCTCCGTTTTGCGATTCAAGAATGGCAAATGCATCAGCAACCATGA